One Cellulosimicrobium protaetiae genomic region harbors:
- a CDS encoding TetR/AcrR family transcriptional regulator, protein MPPPPAARAKVLRAFASLLVEQGERAATLEAVAERAGVSKGGLLYHFGSKDALADGLTAHLRELTAADVEAMRAAPAGAVDYLIRTSTLVDTEFELVYLAVSRLAQGSYPRARAALDGAHDAWTRTVLDEVGDPVVANAIVLLSDGLYAHAALSSDVLGRDTGGDEEDDGDDTAGEDLAFRGPRPGDDVDDLLRLIGELVALRRASTG, encoded by the coding sequence ATGCCCCCACCCCCCGCCGCCCGCGCCAAGGTCCTGCGCGCGTTCGCGTCCCTGCTCGTCGAGCAGGGCGAGCGCGCCGCCACCCTGGAGGCGGTCGCCGAGCGGGCCGGGGTCTCCAAGGGCGGGCTGCTCTACCACTTCGGGTCCAAGGACGCGCTCGCCGACGGCCTCACCGCGCACCTGCGCGAGCTCACCGCCGCCGACGTCGAGGCGATGCGTGCCGCACCCGCTGGCGCCGTCGACTACCTCATCCGCACCTCGACGCTCGTCGACACCGAGTTCGAGCTCGTCTACCTCGCCGTCTCCCGGCTCGCACAGGGGTCGTACCCGCGCGCCCGCGCCGCGCTCGACGGCGCGCACGACGCGTGGACCCGCACCGTCCTCGACGAGGTGGGCGACCCCGTCGTCGCCAACGCGATCGTCCTGCTCAGCGACGGGCTGTACGCGCACGCCGCGCTGAGCAGCGACGTGCTCGGCCGCGACACCGGCGGCGACGAGGAGGACGACGGCGACGACACCGCGGGCGAGGACCTCGCCTTCCGGGGGCCGCGCCCGGGCGACGACGTCGACGACCTCCTCCGGCTCATCGGCGAGCTCGTCGCGCTGCGCCGCGCGTCGACGGGCTGA
- a CDS encoding MFS transporter: MTTPVTTTPTAVSTEAAQRAPATRGPARGSAGRWFALAVLMLPVLLVSIDNTVLSFALPQISESLRPSGTQLLWIIDIYPLVLAGLLVPMGSFADRVGRRRLLLLGAVGFAAVSVVAAYAPTAGALVASRAALGFFGAMLMPSTLSILRNVFVEREERRLAIAIWAAGFAAGSALGPIVGGFLLEHFWWGSVFLLAVPVLVLLLALAPFFVPESRDPAPGRIDVLSIVLVMATMTPVVYGIKMLAKSGVSSLAVGSVVVGLVAGALFVRRQLRRPDPMIDVRLFTHGAFSGAVLVNLLSVFSLVGFLFFVSQDVQLVLGLTPMQAGVALLPGLLVMIVAGLGVVRVVRRVRPAHVVAVALLFSAAGYAIVAAGAGESTLLLLVVAFVVLSLGVGAAETVSNDLIVSSVPAAKAGAASAISETAYEVGAVLGTAVLGSILTASYHANVVVPAGVPAADAVAAAETLGGATQVASTLPAGQAQSLLDSAHAAFGSGVGTTSLIGVVLMLVAAGVALVTLRGARS, from the coding sequence GTGACGACCCCCGTGACGACGACCCCGACGGCCGTCTCGACCGAAGCAGCCCAGCGCGCACCCGCGACGCGCGGACCCGCGCGCGGCTCCGCCGGTCGCTGGTTCGCGCTCGCCGTGCTGATGCTCCCGGTGCTGCTCGTGTCGATCGACAACACCGTGCTGAGCTTCGCGCTGCCCCAGATCTCCGAGTCGCTGCGCCCGAGCGGGACGCAGCTGCTGTGGATCATCGACATCTACCCGCTCGTGCTCGCCGGCCTGCTCGTGCCGATGGGCTCGTTCGCCGACCGCGTCGGCCGCCGCCGGCTGCTGCTCCTCGGTGCCGTGGGCTTCGCCGCCGTGTCGGTCGTCGCCGCGTACGCGCCCACGGCCGGCGCGCTCGTCGCGTCGCGTGCCGCGCTCGGCTTCTTCGGCGCGATGCTCATGCCCTCGACGCTCTCGATCCTGCGCAACGTCTTCGTCGAGCGCGAGGAGCGGCGCCTCGCCATCGCGATCTGGGCGGCCGGGTTCGCCGCCGGGTCGGCGCTCGGCCCGATCGTCGGCGGGTTCCTGCTCGAGCACTTCTGGTGGGGCTCGGTCTTCCTCCTCGCCGTCCCCGTGCTCGTGCTGCTGCTCGCGCTCGCGCCGTTCTTCGTGCCCGAGTCGCGCGACCCCGCCCCGGGCCGCATCGACGTGCTGTCGATCGTGCTCGTCATGGCGACCATGACCCCCGTCGTCTACGGCATCAAGATGCTCGCCAAGTCCGGGGTGAGCAGCCTCGCGGTGGGGAGCGTCGTCGTCGGCCTCGTCGCGGGGGCGCTGTTCGTGCGCCGCCAGCTGCGCCGGCCCGACCCGATGATCGACGTGCGGCTCTTCACGCACGGCGCGTTCAGCGGTGCCGTGCTCGTCAACCTGCTGTCCGTGTTCTCGCTCGTCGGGTTCCTGTTCTTCGTGTCCCAGGACGTGCAGCTCGTGCTCGGGCTCACCCCCATGCAGGCGGGCGTCGCACTCCTGCCGGGCCTGCTCGTCATGATCGTGGCGGGCCTCGGCGTCGTGCGCGTCGTGCGCCGCGTGCGCCCGGCGCACGTCGTCGCCGTCGCGCTGCTGTTCTCCGCGGCCGGGTACGCGATCGTCGCAGCGGGCGCGGGGGAGAGCACCCTCCTGCTGCTCGTCGTGGCGTTCGTCGTCCTGTCGCTCGGCGTCGGCGCGGCCGAGACCGTGTCGAACGACCTCATCGTGTCCTCCGTCCCCGCCGCCAAGGCGGGCGCGGCGTCCGCGATCTCCGAGACCGCGTACGAGGTCGGCGCCGTGCTCGGCACCGCCGTCCTCGGGAGCATCCTCACCGCGTCGTACCACGCGAACGTCGTCGTCCCCGCGGGAGTGCCCGCGGCCGACGCCGTCGCCGCGGCCGAGACGCTCGGCGGCGCGACGCAGGTGGCGTCCACCCTGCCCGCCGGGCAGGCGCAGTCGCTGCTCGACTCCGCGCACGCTGCGTTCGGCAGCGGCGTGGGCACGACGTCGCTCATCGGGGTCGTGCTCATGCTCGTCGCCGCGGGCGTGGCGCTCGTCACGCTGCGCGGCGCGAGGTCCTGA